The Zalophus californianus isolate mZalCal1 chromosome 8, mZalCal1.pri.v2, whole genome shotgun sequence genome has a segment encoding these proteins:
- the LOC113938443 gene encoding potassium-transporting ATPase alpha chain 2-like: MNRKPHYKKKDRLVNQQLTIYSYLHIGLMQAVGAFIVYFTVYAQEGFKPSVLINIRVEWENSNVNDLEDSYGQQWTSYQYLEWMGYTAFFVGIMVQQIADLIIRKIRRNSIFQQGIFRNKVTWVRIASQIIIALILSCGLGSVTALSFTMLWPQYWFMALPFAILIGCMMRRGNFSSDSTLEAGGIRTCIIKTTSLPKSPSCTMGMFIFWLHLGDCCNRDLPKCRKRRQKTV, from the coding sequence ATGAACAGGAAGCCTCACTACAAAAAGAAGGACAGACTGGTGAACCAGCAACTTACCATATACTCTTACCTGCACATTGGCCTCATGCAAGCTGTGGGAGCTTTCATTGTGTATTTCACTGTGTATGCACAGGAGGGCTTTAAACCCAGCGTTCTCATTAACATCCGGGTTGAATGGGAAAATAGCAATGTGAATGACTTGGAAGACAGCTATGGACAACAGTGGACATCGTACCAATACTTAGAATGGATGGGCTATACAGCTTTCTTTGTTGGCATCATGGTCCAGCAAATAGCAGatctaatcatcaggaaaatcaGGAGGAACTCCATATTCCAGCAGGGTATCTTCAGAAATAAAGTCACCTGGGTGAGGATTGCCTCACAGATTATCATTGCATTAATCCTCTCCTGTGGGCTTGGAAGTGTCACAGCCCTGAGTTTCACAATGCTCTGGCCTCAGTATTGGTTTATGGCTCTGCCATTTGCCATTCTGATTGGGTGTATGATGAGACGTGGAAACTTTTCATCAGACTCTACCCTGGAAGCTGGTGGGATAAGAACATGTATTATTAAGACCACCTCACTTCCCAAGTCTCCCAGTTGCACAATGGGGATGTTCATCTTCTGGCTGCATCTGGGAGACTGCTGCAATAGGGACTTACCAAAATGcagaaagagaaggcagaaaacagtatga